A portion of the Doryrhamphus excisus isolate RoL2022-K1 chromosome 20, RoL_Dexc_1.0, whole genome shotgun sequence genome contains these proteins:
- the LOC131107896 gene encoding BLOC-2 complex member HPS6, with protein MTCRDAIQLAGWCATQASRLHSATFHCSLMTGVMSRFVLEKLSDFGDYAKKNELHESLNSTNVRLSPDGRHVHVILSHPKLSLVTVDKYERPQLVQNPRTLDLCSTRGVPIVDIIYLDNNDSSSKRDFVSAAVVYKNGRTEFWKFQECKGGWSLLQTSDLCNSPRANVVSVCACSNLIIWCEERPPSESSPVLSSARSKLRYCVCRRDYELEEGAVILGGVKIALHNNPKFTVISSGQYVHLLPASPLIKFFLSWCPRRDSFRVGTTCKATPLKKLDTKESDLRKLITDCLGYVSSLNPPEICDVSPSACGGLLLLLDTGWVCLLQNDGLLRRIYKLADNCPVKYVSHTSFCTFDDTLVLLVGQKLHLIDMKCGRELETVILKTEGVLFVKQANGSPHLFSETALHKVVQQEMDTRDLKMKSTMENICPGALLAEAVFEEACKYYQQRSLSSTQLTVDALKKEGRFQAPISLASILRDYLSSGPKQKASELIQNGGCTVGKDKLKVSLEPELKALVAVEELKGTLVRGGVKDVEALCESLMEKEIARLLSNCELDHNDLVYLNSIFSVFPCQAWRAAQAALQLHYNGEASLSSRAPPDVWKSVLSPTPSFPGSLTLANGGSQHRHSPAKADHNANCTSKSTSATSSPMPIFELLCHSVLRFQPTWLPGFLELGQQQQGSAGLGLSLAASTWSENNMPLYKRALAVLSSVRKDGDQHQELEVELLMVSGRPNAILQALRILIGQQQWERVTQVAQKFCKQSPLLNKEIFTTLLCEVTQHRDLDPYLDLLWALCPEDLTVTTILNLVLKNLPLPSTPQSPSSLPMSLTSNPHSSSTPFADPQSGQLTIGLLKPLLRKVLQRETKPSQRYADILQSPSFPPPAPPRLPMEQSRKSVGSPPFAVIPDSSSTC; from the coding sequence ATGACATGTCGGGATGCCATTCAGTTAGCAGGTTGGTGCGCTACACAAGCTAGTAGGCTACATTCGGCTACATTCCACTGCTCGCTCATGACGGGAGTCATGTCTCGCTTTGTGTTGGAGAAGCTATCTGACTTTGGGGATTACGCCAAGAAAAATGAGCTGCATGAGAGTTTAAATTCGACCAACGTTCGCCTGAGCCCTGATGGACGTCACGTTCATGTCATCCTCAGCCACCCGAAGCTCAGTCTTGTGACTGTGGACAAGTATGAAAGACCTCAGCTGGTCCAGAATCCGAGGACACTGGACTTGTGTTCAACAAGAGGTGTCCCTATTGtggatattatatatttggataaTAATGACAGCAGTAGCAAAAGGGACTTTGTGTCTGCTGCTGtggtttacaaaaatggaagaACTGAGTTTTGGAAATTCCAGGAGTGCAAAGGCGGCTGGAGTCTCCTGCAGACATCCGACTTGTGCAACAGTCCCCGGGCTAATGTGGTGTCTGTGTGCGCTTGTTCTAATCTTATCATCTGGTGTGAGGAGCGGCCACCCTCGGAAAGCTCCCCTGTTCTCAGCTCTGCCAGGAGTAAGTTGAGGTACTGTGTTTGCAGGCGGGACTATGAGCTGGAGGAGGGGGCTGTCATTTTAGGAGGGGTGAAAATCGCCCTCCACAACAACCCTAAGTTCACCGTGATCAGCTCTGGGCAATATGTGCACCTCCTCCCTGCGTCTCCTCTGATCAAATTCTTCCTCTCATGGTGCCCCCGCCGGGACTCTTTCAGGGTCGGCACCACATGTAAAGCCACTCCTTTAAAAAAGCTCGATACAAAGGAGTCGGACTTAAGGAAGTTGATCACAGACTGCTTAGGGTATGTGTCTTCACTCAACCCACCTGAGATCTGTGATGTGTCTCCTTCTGCTTGTGGAGGTTTGCTGCTGCTTCTCGACACGGGCTGGGTGTGCCTCCTGCAGAACGACGGGTTGCTACGACGCATTTACAAGCTAGCAGACAACTGCCCTGTTAAATATGTTTCACACACGAGCTTCTGCACATTTGATGATACGTTGGTGCTTCTTGTGGGTCAAAAGCTGCATCTGATAGACATGAAATGTGGTAGAGAGCTGGAAACTGTCATACTAAAGACCGAGGGGGTTTTGTTTGTTAAACAGGCTAATGGATCACCTCACCTGTTCTCAGAAACTGCACTTCATAAAGTAGTGCAACAAGAAATGGACACTAGAGACCTAAAAATGAAGTCTACAATGGAGAACATCTGCCCTGGAGCACTTCTGGCGGAAGCGGTGTTTGAGGAGGCGTGTAAATACTACCAGCAGAGGAGCTTGAGTAGCACTCAGCTCACAGTGGACGCTCTAAAGAAAGAAGGCAGGTTCCAGGCTCCTATTTCTTTAGCGTCCATTCTCAGGGACTACCTCAGTTCAGGACCCAAGCAAAAAGCATCAGAGCTAATCCAGAATGGAGGATGCACCGTGGGAAAAGATAAGCTGAAAGTGTCCCTGGAGCCCGAACTGAAGGCTCTAGTCGCTGTGGAGGAGCTAAAGGGGACTTTGGTGAGGGGGGGTGTGAAAGACGTGGAGGCTCTTTGTGAGAGTCTGATGGAGAAAGAAATAGCCAGGCTGCTATCGAACTGTGAGCTGGATCACAACGACCTGGTCTACCTCAACTCCATCTTCAGCGTTTTCCCCTGCCAGGCATGGAGGGCGGCTCAAGCTGCTCTCCAGTTACACTACAACGGGGAAGCGTCTCTGTCCAGCCGGGCCCCTCCAGATGTGTGGAAAAGCGTCCTGAGTCCGACTCCGAGCTTCCCAGGTTCCCTCACATTAGCAAACGGGGGCTCGCAACACAGGCACAGTCCAGCCAAAGCGGATCACAATGCAAACTGTACATCCAAATCCACCAGCGCCACTTCTTCACCCATGCCCATCTTTGAGCTTCTTTGCCATTCGGTTTTACGTTTCCAGCCCACTTGGCTACCCGGGTTCTTGGAGCTCGGCCAGCAGCAGCAAGGCTCGGCTGGGCTGGGCCTGAGCCTAGCGGCCTCCACCTGGAGTGAGAACAACATGCCGCTCTACAAACGTGCACTGGCCGTCCTGTCATCTGTTAGAAAAGACGGGGACCAGCACCAGGAACTGGAGGTGGAGTTGCTGATGGTCAGCGGGCGGCCTAACGCCATCCTCCAGGCGCTCAGGATCCTGATCGGGCAGCAGCAATGGGAGCGGGTCACCCAAGTGGCCCAGAAGTTCTGCAAGCAAAGCCCACTACTCAATAAGGAGATTTTCACCACACTGCTATGTGAGGTGACCCAGCACCGAGACTTGGACCCCTACTTGGACCTTCTGTGGGCCCTGTGCCCTGAGGACCTCACCGTCACCACCATTCTGAACTTGGTGCTGAAAAACCTCCCGCTACCCAGCACCCCACAGTCCCCGTCATCCCTTCCCATGTCACTCACATCCAACCCCCACTCCTCCTCTACTCCTTTTGCTGACCCTCAGAGCGGTCAGCTGACCATCGGGCTCCTGAAACCACTCCTGAGGAAAGTTCTCCAGAGGGAAACCAAACCTAGCCAGCGCTATGCCGACATCCTCCAGTCCCCGTCCTTCCCCCCTCCGGCACCGCCCCGCTTGCCCATGGAACAATCCAGAAAAAGCGTGGGCTCGCCTCCCTTTGCAGTCATACCTGACTCTTCTTCTACCTGCTGA
- the ldb1a gene encoding LIM domain-binding protein 1-A isoform X3: MSVGGCACPGCSSKSFKLYSPKEPPNGGSFPPFHPGAMLDRDVGPTPMYPPSYMEPGMGRPTPYGNQTDYRMYELNKRLQNWTEDCDNLWWDAFTTEFFEDDAMLTITFCLEDGPKRYTIGRTLIPRYFRSIFEGGATELFYNLKHPKESFHSNFVSLDCDQCTMVTQNGKPMFTQVCVEGRLYLEFMFDDMMRIKTWHFSIRQHREVLPRSILAMHDPQMLDQLAKNITRCGLSNSTLNYLRLCVILEPMQELMSRHKTYSLSPRDCLKTCLFQKWQRMVAPPAEPARQAPNKRRKRKVSGGSNVSSGGGGNNSSNSKKKSPANSFSLSSQDLVGTKTCTVPELEDRS, translated from the exons gctGTTCGTCTAAGTCATTCAAGCTGTACTCTCCCAAGGAACCCCCCAACGGTGGCAGCTTTCCCCCTTTCCATCCAGGCGCTATGCTGGACCGAGATGTGGG GCCTACACCCATGTACCCCCCATCATACATGGAACCAGGAATGGG GAGACCCACACCGTACGGAAATCAGACAGACTACCGCATGTACGAGCTCAACAAAAGGCTACAGAACTGGACAGAG GATTGCGACAATTTGTGGTGGGATGCCTTTACCACGGAGTTCTTTGAGGACGATGCAATGCTCACCATCACTTTCTGCTTGGAAGATGGACCCAAACGATACA CCATTGGTAGGACATTGATTCCCAGATATTTTCGGAGCATCTTCGAGGGGGGCGCCACTGAGCTCTTCTACAACTTGAAGCATCCCAAGGAGTCCTTCCACAGTAACTTTGTCTCGCTCGACTGTGACCAGTGCACCATGGTCACCCAGAATGGCAAGCCCATGTTCACACAA GTTTGTGTGGAGGGCCGCCTGTATTTGGAGTTCATGTTTGATGACATGATGAGGATCAAGACGTGGCACTTCAGCATCAGACAACACAGAGAGGTCCTCCCCAGGAGCATCTTGGCCATGCAC GATCCCCAAATGCTGGATCAACTGGCTAAAAATATCACCAGATGTGGGCTGTCCAACTCCACTCTCAACTACCTCCGT CTATGTGTGATATTGGAGCCCATGCAAGAGCTGATGTCAAGACACAAAACGTACAGTTTGAGCCCTCGAGACTGCCTGAAGACTTGTCTCTTCCAAAAGTGGCAGAGAATGGTCGCGCCCCCag CTGAGCCCGCCAGACAAGCGCCCAACAAGCGGCGGAAAAGGAAAGTGTCGGGAGGCAGCAACGTGAGCTCCGGCGGGGGcggcaacaacagcagcaacagcaaaaaGAAGAGTCCAGCCAACAGCTTCTCTCTCTCCAGCCAG gaCCTGGTTGGAACAAAAACCTGTACAGTGCCGGAGCTTGAGGACCGGAGTTGA
- the ldb1a gene encoding LIM domain-binding protein 1-A isoform X1 — protein MSVGGCACPGCSSKSFKLYSPKEPPNGGSFPPFHPGAMLDRDVGPTPMYPPSYMEPGMGRPTPYGNQTDYRMYELNKRLQNWTEDCDNLWWDAFTTEFFEDDAMLTITFCLEDGPKRYTIGRTLIPRYFRSIFEGGATELFYNLKHPKESFHSNFVSLDCDQCTMVTQNGKPMFTQVCVEGRLYLEFMFDDMMRIKTWHFSIRQHREVLPRSILAMHDPQMLDQLAKNITRCGLSNSTLNYLRLCVILEPMQELMSRHKTYSLSPRDCLKTCLFQKWQRMVAPPAEPARQAPNKRRKRKVSGGSNVSSGGGGNNSSNSKKKSPANSFSLSSQDVMMVGEPTLMGGEFGDEDERLITRLENTQFDGVNGLEDEDSFNGSPTLGALSPWNSKPPSSQESKNDSSQ, from the exons gctGTTCGTCTAAGTCATTCAAGCTGTACTCTCCCAAGGAACCCCCCAACGGTGGCAGCTTTCCCCCTTTCCATCCAGGCGCTATGCTGGACCGAGATGTGGG GCCTACACCCATGTACCCCCCATCATACATGGAACCAGGAATGGG GAGACCCACACCGTACGGAAATCAGACAGACTACCGCATGTACGAGCTCAACAAAAGGCTACAGAACTGGACAGAG GATTGCGACAATTTGTGGTGGGATGCCTTTACCACGGAGTTCTTTGAGGACGATGCAATGCTCACCATCACTTTCTGCTTGGAAGATGGACCCAAACGATACA CCATTGGTAGGACATTGATTCCCAGATATTTTCGGAGCATCTTCGAGGGGGGCGCCACTGAGCTCTTCTACAACTTGAAGCATCCCAAGGAGTCCTTCCACAGTAACTTTGTCTCGCTCGACTGTGACCAGTGCACCATGGTCACCCAGAATGGCAAGCCCATGTTCACACAA GTTTGTGTGGAGGGCCGCCTGTATTTGGAGTTCATGTTTGATGACATGATGAGGATCAAGACGTGGCACTTCAGCATCAGACAACACAGAGAGGTCCTCCCCAGGAGCATCTTGGCCATGCAC GATCCCCAAATGCTGGATCAACTGGCTAAAAATATCACCAGATGTGGGCTGTCCAACTCCACTCTCAACTACCTCCGT CTATGTGTGATATTGGAGCCCATGCAAGAGCTGATGTCAAGACACAAAACGTACAGTTTGAGCCCTCGAGACTGCCTGAAGACTTGTCTCTTCCAAAAGTGGCAGAGAATGGTCGCGCCCCCag CTGAGCCCGCCAGACAAGCGCCCAACAAGCGGCGGAAAAGGAAAGTGTCGGGAGGCAGCAACGTGAGCTCCGGCGGGGGcggcaacaacagcagcaacagcaaaaaGAAGAGTCCAGCCAACAGCTTCTCTCTCTCCAGCCAG GACGTGATGATGGTGGGAGAGCCCACTCTGATGGGAGGGGAGTTTGGTGACGAGGACGAGCGTCTGATCACACGTCTGGAGAACACACAGTTCGATGGGGTCAATGGCCTGGAAGATGAGGACAGTTTCAACGGCTCCCCCACGCTGGGGGCACTCTCGCCCTGGAACAGCAAGCCCCCCTCCAGTCAGGAGAGCAAGAATGACTCGTCCCAGTAG
- the ldb1a gene encoding LIM domain-binding protein 1-A isoform X2 gives MLDRDVGPTPMYPPSYMEPGMGRPTPYGNQTDYRMYELNKRLQNWTEDCDNLWWDAFTTEFFEDDAMLTITFCLEDGPKRYTIGRTLIPRYFRSIFEGGATELFYNLKHPKESFHSNFVSLDCDQCTMVTQNGKPMFTQVCVEGRLYLEFMFDDMMRIKTWHFSIRQHREVLPRSILAMHDPQMLDQLAKNITRCGLSNSTLNYLRLCVILEPMQELMSRHKTYSLSPRDCLKTCLFQKWQRMVAPPAEPARQAPNKRRKRKVSGGSNVSSGGGGNNSSNSKKKSPANSFSLSSQDVMMVGEPTLMGGEFGDEDERLITRLENTQFDGVNGLEDEDSFNGSPTLGALSPWNSKPPSSQESKNDSSQ, from the exons ATGCTGGACCGAGATGTGGG GCCTACACCCATGTACCCCCCATCATACATGGAACCAGGAATGGG GAGACCCACACCGTACGGAAATCAGACAGACTACCGCATGTACGAGCTCAACAAAAGGCTACAGAACTGGACAGAG GATTGCGACAATTTGTGGTGGGATGCCTTTACCACGGAGTTCTTTGAGGACGATGCAATGCTCACCATCACTTTCTGCTTGGAAGATGGACCCAAACGATACA CCATTGGTAGGACATTGATTCCCAGATATTTTCGGAGCATCTTCGAGGGGGGCGCCACTGAGCTCTTCTACAACTTGAAGCATCCCAAGGAGTCCTTCCACAGTAACTTTGTCTCGCTCGACTGTGACCAGTGCACCATGGTCACCCAGAATGGCAAGCCCATGTTCACACAA GTTTGTGTGGAGGGCCGCCTGTATTTGGAGTTCATGTTTGATGACATGATGAGGATCAAGACGTGGCACTTCAGCATCAGACAACACAGAGAGGTCCTCCCCAGGAGCATCTTGGCCATGCAC GATCCCCAAATGCTGGATCAACTGGCTAAAAATATCACCAGATGTGGGCTGTCCAACTCCACTCTCAACTACCTCCGT CTATGTGTGATATTGGAGCCCATGCAAGAGCTGATGTCAAGACACAAAACGTACAGTTTGAGCCCTCGAGACTGCCTGAAGACTTGTCTCTTCCAAAAGTGGCAGAGAATGGTCGCGCCCCCag CTGAGCCCGCCAGACAAGCGCCCAACAAGCGGCGGAAAAGGAAAGTGTCGGGAGGCAGCAACGTGAGCTCCGGCGGGGGcggcaacaacagcagcaacagcaaaaaGAAGAGTCCAGCCAACAGCTTCTCTCTCTCCAGCCAG GACGTGATGATGGTGGGAGAGCCCACTCTGATGGGAGGGGAGTTTGGTGACGAGGACGAGCGTCTGATCACACGTCTGGAGAACACACAGTTCGATGGGGTCAATGGCCTGGAAGATGAGGACAGTTTCAACGGCTCCCCCACGCTGGGGGCACTCTCGCCCTGGAACAGCAAGCCCCCCTCCAGTCAGGAGAGCAAGAATGACTCGTCCCAGTAG